The Clostridioides difficile genome has a segment encoding these proteins:
- a CDS encoding ABC transporter permease subunit produces the protein MLNDMLTLLSERSDFFIKLSIEHLTISIISIIIAIVLGGIIGIIVSEFHKSSKPILGTINFLYTIPSISMLGFLIPFSGIGNTTAIIALTIYALLPMVRNTYTGITNVDKNILEAAKGMGSTDFQILYKIKLPLALPVIMSGIRNMVIMTIALTGIASFIGAGGLGVAIYRGITTNSTVMTVTGSILIALLALLFDFILGLVERFLQRKRKKKNRKKVFAILGSLILIITIFTSYFFNSAKTQTIHIATKPMTEQYILGEMLDILIEKNTDLKVEITQGVGGGTSNIQPAMENGEFDIYPEYTGTGWNMVLKKNELYTENMFEKLQSEYKTKLKMQWTGMYGFSNSYALAVRKEIADKYKLKNISDLREISSELTFGAEYDFYEREDGYTPLCNTYDLHFKNTVDLDIGLKYQAINEGKIDVMPIFTTDGQYSVSDVVVLKDDKSFYPSYQCGNVIRSEVLEEHPELSKVFEMVKDILTDKEMAKLNYDVENNNLEPREVAQEFLNKKGLL, from the coding sequence ATGCTAAACGATATGCTAACGCTATTATCAGAAAGAAGTGATTTTTTTATAAAACTATCCATCGAACATTTGACGATTTCTATTATTTCTATAATAATTGCAATTGTTTTAGGTGGTATAATTGGTATCATTGTAAGTGAATTTCATAAGTCTTCTAAGCCAATATTGGGGACTATCAATTTTCTATACACTATACCATCTATTTCTATGCTAGGTTTTTTGATACCATTCTCTGGAATTGGAAATACTACAGCTATTATTGCTCTTACTATATATGCATTACTACCTATGGTTAGAAATACATATACTGGAATTACTAATGTAGATAAAAACATTCTTGAAGCAGCAAAAGGTATGGGAAGTACAGACTTTCAGATACTATATAAAATAAAACTTCCACTAGCTTTACCTGTCATTATGTCTGGTATTAGAAACATGGTTATTATGACAATTGCACTTACTGGTATTGCTTCATTTATAGGTGCTGGTGGTCTGGGTGTAGCGATATATAGAGGAATCACAACAAATAGCACAGTAATGACAGTTACTGGAAGTATTCTTATTGCTCTATTAGCTTTATTATTTGATTTTATTTTAGGATTAGTAGAAAGATTTTTACAAAGAAAAAGAAAAAAGAAAAATAGGAAAAAAGTATTTGCCATTCTAGGAAGTCTTATCCTTATAATAACTATCTTTACATCTTATTTTTTTAATTCTGCAAAGACTCAAACTATTCATATAGCTACAAAACCAATGACTGAGCAGTATATTCTTGGTGAAATGTTGGATATTTTAATTGAAAAAAATACAGATTTGAAAGTAGAAATCACACAAGGTGTAGGTGGAGGAACATCTAATATTCAGCCAGCTATGGAGAATGGAGAATTTGATATTTATCCAGAATATACAGGGACAGGCTGGAATATGGTCCTGAAGAAAAATGAATTATATACGGAAAATATGTTTGAGAAGTTACAATCTGAATATAAAACTAAGCTTAAAATGCAGTGGACTGGTATGTATGGCTTTTCTAATAGTTATGCGTTGGCAGTTAGAAAAGAGATTGCAGATAAATATAAATTGAAAAATATTTCAGATTTAAGAGAAATATCTTCTGAATTGACATTTGGTGCAGAGTACGATTTTTATGAGAGAGAAGATGGCTATACTCCGCTATGTAATACTTATGACTTACACTTTAAAAACACAGTTGATTTAGATATCGGGCTTAAATATCAGGCAATCAATGAGGGAAAAATTGATGTAATGCCTATATTTACAACTGATGGTCAGTATAGTGTTTCAGATGTTGTAGTTTTAAAGGATGATAAAAGCTTTTATCCATCTTATCAATGTGGAAATGTTATTCGTTCAGAAGTATTAGAGGAACATCCAGAACTTTCAAAAGTATTTGAGATGGTTAAAGATATTTTAACTGATAAAGAAATGGCTAAATTGAATTATGATGTAGAAAATAATAATTTAGAGCCTAGAGAAGTTGCACAGGAGTTTTTGAATAAAAAGGGACTTTTATAA
- a CDS encoding ABC transporter ATP-binding protein, whose product MTPIIQFKNIEKQYNDKTIINNLNLDIEKGEFLTVIGSSGSGKTTLLKMINGLILPDGGDILINKTDIKNEDLIKLRRKIGYCVQGSVLFPHMTVEENISYVPNLLNRKNKSEIKNAVDKWMQIVGLPNDMKTRYPSELSGGQQQRVGIARALASSPEILLMDEPFGAVDEITRKQLQKEIKEIHKKTGITIIFITHDIYEALILGTKTLVLNHGVIQQYDTPENILNTPANQFVDQLLNVKKSITSYDDLKE is encoded by the coding sequence ATGACACCTATTATACAATTTAAAAATATTGAAAAACAATATAATGATAAAACAATCATAAATAATCTCAATTTAGATATAGAAAAAGGAGAATTTTTGACTGTTATTGGCTCATCTGGAAGTGGAAAGACAACTCTTCTAAAAATGATTAATGGTCTTATTTTGCCAGATGGAGGAGATATTTTAATTAACAAAACAGACATTAAAAATGAGGACTTAATTAAATTAAGAAGAAAAATAGGCTATTGTGTTCAGGGGAGTGTTCTTTTTCCTCATATGACTGTTGAAGAAAATATTTCATATGTACCAAATCTTCTTAATCGAAAAAATAAGTCAGAGATAAAAAATGCTGTAGATAAATGGATGCAGATAGTGGGATTACCAAATGATATGAAAACAAGATACCCATCTGAATTATCAGGTGGTCAGCAACAGCGTGTAGGCATAGCACGTGCTTTAGCTTCTTCACCAGAAATCTTATTGATGGATGAACCTTTTGGTGCTGTTGATGAAATCACGCGAAAACAGTTACAAAAAGAGATAAAAGAAATTCATAAAAAAACAGGAATTACTATTATCTTTATTACACATGATATTTATGAAGCCTTGATTTTGGGTACAAAAACTTTGGTACTGAATCATGGAGTCATTCAACAATATGATACTCCTGAAAATATCTTAAATACACCTGCAAATCAATTTGTAGACCAATTACTAAATGTAAAGAAATCTATAACAAGTTATGATGATTTAAAAGAATAA